AGGAAGCATCTGAGAAAGCAATGCAACGGAAGATCAAAGATGTGCCGCCTGTACTGCTCGTCTACTATCACATGTTTTCCGGTCGCCTGAAAGAACCCAAGGGAATCTTCTACGACAGGGCGAAAGACGAAATCTACTGCGCCGATACGGGGAACGGTCTCATCGGAATCTACAATATGGACGGCATGGAGCTTTTCTTATTTGGAAGCAAAGGGGTCATCAACGAACCTTACAACGTCATGGTGGATCCCGAAGGAGATATCTACGTCATTGATCTCGAGATCGGCAAGGTCAAAGTCTTCAACTACAGGGGAGAGTTCAGGAGGTTTTTCGACTTCTCTCAGTCTCCCGCACCAGAACCAAAACCCGTTGCCATGAATGTCGACAGAGAAGGAAAGCTCTACTTCCTCGATTCATCCATTCCACGGGTCCTGATTTTCACTATGGATGGACGTTTCCTGAGGTCATTCGGCGAGAAGGGGATCGGCAAGGGAAAGCTTTCCTCGCCTTCGGACATCGCAATCGATGATGCTGGCAACATCTACATAACGGACCGCGTTGGAATGCCGGTCCAGGTCTTCAATCCCGAAGGGAAATTCATCAACGGCTGGGGGGAGCACGACGTTGGATCGCAGAACTTCTCCTTTCCGGCTGGTATCGCCATCGATAGAGATGGGAGGATATTCGTGGCGGATACTCTCCGGCAGGACATCAAGGTCTTCGATGCGGATGGAAACTTCCTCATCAATTTTGGCGGGTTCGGTTTCGAGCCTGGCGAGGTCGCCTATCCTTCCGATGTCACCATCGACGGACAGGGAAGAATCTGGGTCACGGAGAAGATAGGTTCAAGAATTCAGGTCTTTTGCATCGAAGAACAGTAACCTGTCCCTTGTGCTATATTCCACATCTCTTGCGCATTCTCGCACTTTGCGCAACGGCATTTGAAGCCAACCTTGAAATCCAAAGAAAAGTTTGTAACAGGCGACATTTATTATCATTCTTGTAGTCGAGCCGAGCAAAAATCTATTCGCGCATAACTTATTTAAAATCAGGAAATTATTTAAACGATATACATTTATTGAGAAGATCGCTCCCCATTGCATTGAAAGGTAAGATGATGGGGATGCTGTCCGCAGGGCTATTTCTCCGTGGCATAACGATTGCTCAAATCCAGTTTCAATTTTCTAGGAGAAAATTCAAATTTTCACAATTCAAAAAGAAAGGAGGTGAAAAATATGAAGAAGCTTCTCGTAATTTTAGCAGCGATGGTTTGCGCTCTTGGATTTACATCGGTGATGGCAGGTGACTACCATACAGGGTCCTCTCTCTATTGCAATGAGTGCCACGTCATGCATTTCAGCCAGCAGCATGGCTACAATGCTGATGGAACGGGCGACTTTACGGATCTGGGTCCCGCTGGTCCATATCACTACCTTCTGAGAAATGAGGTCAATGATCTCTGTCTTACATGCCATGACGGTCTCACAACCGTTCCGGATGTCCTCAAGGATCATTCGAATGGAGTCAGAGAGGCTGGCGCGTTGAACCGGGACAACGCAGCGCCATACTATAGTGCGACAGGTCATACCCTCGATGCCACCGACACGGCACCAGGTGGAACGTGGGCGCCAGATCCCACGCATGGTCTAATCTGTGTCGACTGCCATAGCCCTCATGGAAGGACCAAATCCGGGGTGGGGAGCTACAGGAATCTGTGGAGAGATGCCAATAGCGGAACGATAGTGACCTATGCCGTTGGAACAAATGACCTCACAAAAGATGTTTATGAGAGAGTGGCAAAAGGTTACAGCTACGACAACGTCGATATGAACGAGCCTGATACCACACAGTCCGGTTTCGGAATATGGTGCAAGGATTGCCATACCGACTTCCACGGCACCGTGGGTGGTACTGAGATCGGCGGAGACGTAACGACAGGGGAGTTCCTTAGACACCCGACAGCAGGCGTTGACATCGGAGCCATTGGAGGCGGTCACTCAAGCGCCAATGTTTACAAGACAGGTGCCAGAACAGGACTGGGTGGAAAGACGAACTGGGTGAAGGTCATGTCTCCATCAGGAGATTGGTACGAATCTGAAACAGACTCCACCATTTCCGGCCTCACACCGACCTGCATCACCTGCCACAAAGGCCATGGAAACAAGAATGCCTTCGGTCTCATCTACATGAAGAACACAGGCTCCATCTCCGAGCAGGGGACGGAAGACGGAGGTTACAGAGATCTCTGCAAGCAGTGCCACATCCAGGGCTAACGATGCGGTGGAACAATGCTGTTATTTTGAGGAACTGGATTTGCTGATCAGAGAAGAATCTAAAAGGTGCCGGACTTTAAAAACCCGGCACCTTATTTTTTTTGATTTTTTCTTGTATGTTATAATTTTGAAGTTTTAAGGCTTCCGTTGTGCGAGAAGGAAGGATCAAAAGAGTCATTGTTTTTTTTGTCCTCATCAATGGATTCCTTCTGGCGCTCGGATTTTCAGGCAACTGGCACAGCGCCGAGACGCTTATCTGCAGTGATTGTCATACGATCCATAACAGCCAGGATGGCCTTCCGATGAGGTATGATGGGGCCATCAACCCTTCCCCCCATCTCCTCAGGCATGCCGATTCCCTTTCTCTCTGCCTCTACTGTCACGATGGGGGCAATCCGGATGCACCTGATGTCGTTTCTCCTGTGGGCTACACTGCGGACCCGTGTGGAGGTTCTTTCGAGAATTCGGGAGGTTCACCAAGCGAGAAGGCGCATGACCTCAATCCTGCTCTTCCCGAAACGCCCCCGGGCGGGAATGATTCTCTCATCCTTACTTGCGCCTCATGCCATGACCCGCACGGCTCTTCCAACTACAGGAATCTCCTGGAAAATCCTGCAGGTAGCGGAAATGGCTCGGATGTTTCCGTTTCTGTCAATCAGCAGATCCTGCCGGACGGATCCAACCCTTCCCTCGTTTATGTTCCATCCAACGTGATCTATAAGAGCGGGATGTCATCCTGGTGCAACGACTGCCATACCGATTTTCACGGCAGAACAGGCTCGGAAGAGGGAACGGTGGAGCCCTGGCTGAGGCATCCTCAGGAGAGGCAGATCTCCGGCTCCTATGGAGCCGATTACGCATACTGGAGCGGGACCATCAACAACAGAGTCGAAGTGGAAAACCCGTTGGATGAGGCCGTTCCCAGCGACGATGACGAGGTATTCTGCCTATCATGTCACAAGGCTCATGGTTCTTCGTTCAAGTCGGCTCTTATATATGCCGATGGGAGCACAAAACTATCCACGTGCCAGCAGTGTCATAACCAGTAGGAGGAACGCGCAAAGTCCAACCTGGAAAATATGAAAAGTCGTGAGAGATGAGCGAAGGATATGGAAAATACCGTGAAGTGATGTGACGGTAATGAGGAGAATCATGAAAAGGAAAGGGTCGAGCAAGCATCCAGGTTTCATACTTTTCATTATTTTCTTCGGATTCATTCCCCTCATAGCCCTGGCTAAAGGAGGCGTAATTACTTCCACGAAGCACGGCAATACCACTACGGGAGTGTTGAGGATAACGACCGAACCCAGAGGGGATTGTGAGCAGTGTCATTACCAGCATGCCAGCTATGATGGCATGCCGACGGGGGGACCATATGAGTATGCCCTCTTTGCACCCGATGACAACAACCTCTGCTACACGTCTGGTGGTGCCGGACCCTGTCATACCCTCAACGGAGCCTATAAAATCTATCAGGGGCAGACAATTTACGATCAATCATCCCATGCAACCTCCTCGGCCATGGTCTGGCCTGGTCCATCGCCGAGAGCCAGAAAGGCTTCCGAAGCCGGGTACTGTGTCAACTGCCATGACCCGCATGGGGCAAAGGATGGAACGGGATTGATACCCGCCATGACCTTCAAGAGGGAAGAGGCTCTCTGCTATGAGTGTCACGATTCCAACGGCCCCTCGACAATGGATATCTGGACAGATGCGAACAGGACATACAAACATCCGATGTCGACCACGAACAGTCATAACGAATCCGAAGATGGGGATTCCACGAAATACGGAACGAGCAACAGACACTCTGAGTGCGAGGACTGTCATAACTCTCACTACGCGAAAGCCGATGGAACGGCCCCTGCTCCGCCGGCAGCCTCGGAAAGGATCAAAAGGGTTTCAAGAGTCAAGGTGACCAACATTTCTGCCGGTTCCCAGACATACACGTATCTCCCTCCCGATGATGCGACGACGGCTTATGAGTATGAACTCTGTTTCAAATGCCACTCCTCATGGACGACGCTTCCAGCAGGAAAGAGCAACATGGCCACTCTCTTCAATGATATGAACCCGTCCTATCACCCCGTGGAGAATACAGGAAAGAATACTAACATCAGAAGCGGAGCTTTTGTCAACGGGTGGAGTGCCACGATGAAGATGTACTGCTACGATTGCCATCGTTCGAGCGGGTCGAACCTGAAGGGCCCCCACGGTTCGCAGTACAATTACATTCTGAAGGCTCCCTATACTGCAAGTACTCAGAGCCGGACGATGTCCTCCGACGAACTGTGTTTCCAGTGTCACAACTATGATACGTATGCCAATCCAGATTCGGGAGACACAGTCCAGGGATACAGTCGGTGGAACAGGCCTGAGGAGACGAAAGGACACGCGTATCATGTGGGGCGGAAACAGAGACCCTGTTACGTCTGTCACCAGTCTCACGGATCTTCCTCGCAGTCTTTCTTGATCGTTCTCGGGAGGTCGCCGGGATTGAACAATTATACGAAGAGTTCCACTGGAGGAACCTGCTATCCCACCTGTCACGGTTCGGAGAATTATGGAATCAATTACGCCAGGTAATCTTCATGAGGATATCATCAGCATCATGTTCGGTGATTTGCCATGATTTTGCATGATACTGAAAGAGAGAGCATTATTGCTATAAGGTCATCGGCGCTGCGTATTTCTCTGCTTTTCTTCATTCTGCTTGCCTCAATTCCTTGCCCGGGCTGGGATCAAGAGGAAAATGTCGTCGTCTTCCTGAACGGTAATAATGCTGACCATCTGAAGCTTTCCTTTCATCTGGACGCCGTTTCTCTCA
This genomic window from Acidobacteriota bacterium contains:
- a CDS encoding cytochrome c3 family protein produces the protein MKRKGSSKHPGFILFIIFFGFIPLIALAKGGVITSTKHGNTTTGVLRITTEPRGDCEQCHYQHASYDGMPTGGPYEYALFAPDDNNLCYTSGGAGPCHTLNGAYKIYQGQTIYDQSSHATSSAMVWPGPSPRARKASEAGYCVNCHDPHGAKDGTGLIPAMTFKREEALCYECHDSNGPSTMDIWTDANRTYKHPMSTTNSHNESEDGDSTKYGTSNRHSECEDCHNSHYAKADGTAPAPPAASERIKRVSRVKVTNISAGSQTYTYLPPDDATTAYEYELCFKCHSSWTTLPAGKSNMATLFNDMNPSYHPVENTGKNTNIRSGAFVNGWSATMKMYCYDCHRSSGSNLKGPHGSQYNYILKAPYTASTQSRTMSSDELCFQCHNYDTYANPDSGDTVQGYSRWNRPEETKGHAYHVGRKQRPCYVCHQSHGSSSQSFLIVLGRSPGLNNYTKSSTGGTCYPTCHGSENYGINYAR
- a CDS encoding 6-bladed beta-propeller — encoded protein: MSNDRNRKKLMLSLFLMTLLMTIFLSSPDIAAQKEASEKAMQRKIKDVPPVLLVYYHMFSGRLKEPKGIFYDRAKDEIYCADTGNGLIGIYNMDGMELFLFGSKGVINEPYNVMVDPEGDIYVIDLEIGKVKVFNYRGEFRRFFDFSQSPAPEPKPVAMNVDREGKLYFLDSSIPRVLIFTMDGRFLRSFGEKGIGKGKLSSPSDIAIDDAGNIYITDRVGMPVQVFNPEGKFINGWGEHDVGSQNFSFPAGIAIDRDGRIFVADTLRQDIKVFDADGNFLINFGGFGFEPGEVAYPSDVTIDGQGRIWVTEKIGSRIQVFCIEEQ
- a CDS encoding cytochrome c3 family protein; its protein translation is MREGRIKRVIVFFVLINGFLLALGFSGNWHSAETLICSDCHTIHNSQDGLPMRYDGAINPSPHLLRHADSLSLCLYCHDGGNPDAPDVVSPVGYTADPCGGSFENSGGSPSEKAHDLNPALPETPPGGNDSLILTCASCHDPHGSSNYRNLLENPAGSGNGSDVSVSVNQQILPDGSNPSLVYVPSNVIYKSGMSSWCNDCHTDFHGRTGSEEGTVEPWLRHPQERQISGSYGADYAYWSGTINNRVEVENPLDEAVPSDDDEVFCLSCHKAHGSSFKSALIYADGSTKLSTCQQCHNQ